A DNA window from Setaria viridis chromosome 2, Setaria_viridis_v4.0, whole genome shotgun sequence contains the following coding sequences:
- the LOC117843529 gene encoding probable polygalacturonase, translating into MSGSATTFRVLLVFATFVAQTQWSSVSGMYCNDLTPSVERPHSASITDFGAVGDGVTLNTKAFQNALFYLNSFANKGGAQLFVPAGRWLTGSFSLISHLTLSLDKEAVILGSPDSSDWPVIDALPSYGRGRELPGKRHQSLIFGSNLTDVIITGANGTIDGQGAIWWDWFHNHTLNYTRPPLVELMYSTRVVISNLTFTNSPFWNIHPVYCSQVLVQHLTILAPISSPNTDGIDPDSSTNVCIEDCYIRNGDDIVVIKSGWDEYGISFAHPSSNISIRNITGQTRNSAGIALGSEMSGGISDVRAEGIRIVNSVHGIRIKTAPGRGGYVKNVYVADVSLENVSIAIRITGNYGEHPDENYNKNALPTISNITIKNIVGVNISVAGMLQGIQGDPFSNICLSNVSLSVRSTNPWNCSLVEGYSNSVLPEICEQLRTSPGPGQVCYDGNSYPAAAAQPQSPQKSSASRLLNPFLYISWFLCR; encoded by the exons ACATTTCGAGTCCTTTTGGTTTTTGCAACGTTTGTTGCTCAGACACAATGGTCTAGTGTATCAGGCATGTACTGCAATGACTTGACACCAAGTGTGGAAAGGCCCCACAGTGCCTCAATAACCGATTTTGGTGCCGTTGGAGATGGCGTAACTCTTAACACGAAAGCATTTCAGAATGCACTCTTCTACCTCAACTCATTTGCAAACAAGGGCGGGGCGCAGCTGTTTGTGCCTGCTGGAAGGTGGTTGACCGGGAGTTTTAGTCTAATCAGCCATCTCACGCTGTCACTGGACAAGGAGGCAGTAATTCTTGGATCACCA GACTCATCTGATTGGCCAGTTATTGATGCTCTTCCGTCCTATGGGCGTGGTAGAGAACTCCCTGGTAAAAGACATCAAAGTTTAATATTTGGGTCCAATCTTACTGATGTGATAATAACTG GTGCTAATGGTACCATTGATGGCCAAGGTGCGATTTGGTGGGACTGGTTTCACAACCACACATTGAATTATACTAGACCACCCCTTGTTGAACTGATGTACTCTACCAgagttgttatttccaatcTAACCTTTACAAATTCGCCATTTTGGAATATCCATCCTGTATACTGCAG CCAAGTACTTGTCCAGCATCTCACGATCCTAGCACCTATCAGTTCACCAAACACTGATGGCATTGATCCAG ACTCATCTACAAATGTCTGCATTGAAGATTGTTACATCAGAAATGGCGATGACATTGTTGTCATCAAGAGTGGGTGGGATGAATATGGCATTTCTTTTGCTCATCCTAGCTCCAACATTAGCATCCGCAACATCACAGGACAGACAAGGAACAGCGCTGGAATTGCCTTGGGAAGCGAGATGTCAGGTGGCATATCAGATGTTCGGGCAGAGGGTATCCGCATAGTCAACTCAGTGCATGGGATCAGAATCAAGACAGCCCCAGGGCGAGGAGGATACGTGAAAAACGTGTATGTAGCTGATGTGAGCTTGGAAAATGTTTCCATAGCCATCAGGATCACTGGAAACTACGGTGAACATCCTGATGAGAACTACAACAAGAATGCACTCCCAACCATAAGCAACATAACTATCAAGAATATTGTGGGTGTCAACATCAGTGTTGCGGGCATGTTGCAGGGCATCCAAGGGGATCCCTTCAGCAATATTTGCTTATCAAATGTTTCCCTCAGTGTCAGATCCACGAATCCATGGAACTGTTCACTTGTCGAAGGGTATTCAAACTCTGTGTTACCTGAGATCTGTGAACAACTGAGAACAAGTCCTGGGCCCGGACAAGTATGCTACGATGGTAATAGCTAtccagcagcggcagcacaACCACAGTCGCCACAGAAGTCAAGTGCTAGCCGACTGCTAAATCCTTTCCTTTATATAAGTTGGTTTCTCTGTAGGTAA
- the LOC117843531 gene encoding protein transport protein SEC13 homolog B — protein sequence MASKKIELDHKDMVHDSAIDYYGKRLATASSDSTVKIVSIGAATAPSQVLATLTGHYGPVWRVAWAHPKYGTILASCGYDGRVVIWKEDARGNWSQVHAFMDHKSSVNSIAWAPYEVGLCLACASSDGRISIFTMRADGGWDTATIERAHPVGATAISWAPATALGSLAGSGELVYKLVSGGFDSVVKVWGFVDGSWKLEGALISDMHTDCVRDVSWAPVLGMAKSTIASGSQDGKVVIWTKGKDGDKWEGKLMRDFGAPVWRVSWSLTGNILSIAAGENNITLWKEGSDGQWEEVMKVEP from the coding sequence ATGGCGTCAAAGAAAATAGAGTTGGATCACAAGGACATGGTACATGATTCTGCCATCGACTACTACGGCAAGCGCCTTGCCACTGCCTCCTCAGACTCTACTGTGAAGATAGTCAGCATTGGTGCTGCAACTGCCCCATCCCAGGTCCTTGCAACGCTGACTGGCCACTATGGTCCTGTGTGGCGTGTTGCATGGGCCCATCCGAAGTATGGTACTATCCTTGCATCCTGTGGCTATGATGGACGTGTCGTTATTTGGAAGGAGGATGCACGAGGCAATTGGTCTCAAGTCCATGCGTTTATGGACCACAAGTCGTCTGTCAACTCCATTGCTTGGGCCCCATATGAGGTTGGCCTTTGCCTTGCCTGTGCATCTTCTGATGGAAGAATATCCATCTTCACAATGCGAGCTGATGGGGGTTGGGATACTGCAACCATTGAGCGAGCACACCCTGTTGGTGCAACTGCCATCTCTTGGGCTCCAGCAACAGCACTTGGTTCGCTGGCTGGCTCAGGGGAGCTTGTTTATAAGCTTGTTTCTGGAGGGTTTGATTCTGTCGTTAAAGTCTGGGGATTTGTCGATGGTAGCTGGAAGCTGGAGGGTGCTCTTATCTCTGACATGCACACAGATTGTGTTAGGGATGTCTCATGGGCGCCAGTTTTGGGCATGGCCAAGTCGACCATTGCCAGTGGTTCCCAAGATGGGAAGGTTGTCATCTGGACCAAGGGGAAAGATGGAGACAAGTGGGAGGGAAAGCTCATGCGGGACTTTGGGGCTCCTGTCTGGAGGGTGTCCTGGTCCTTGACTGGGAACATACTGTCCATAGCTGCTGGCGAGAACAACATTACCCTCTGGAAGGAAGGGTCAGACGGGCAATGGGAGGAGGTGATGAAGGTTGAACCCTAG
- the LOC117844973 gene encoding uncharacterized protein isoform X2, which produces MAGPSGASSSSRGLGGVGVDRFYIAPHVRRQQQEEQLQRLKGQRPSSPAAGTLTPRAAARHKPPPAAAAGAADPAAPPPKEAERRADAPSKTSVSTAAAPTSKATAAADAAVAPPPVDDVGNLERFLSFTTPSVPVQYLPKTSMRGWRIGDVPNSPPYFCLGDLWEAFKEWSFYGAGVPLVLNGSDSVIQYYVPYLSAIQLYADPSKLSARTSEGSSETDVDRLRGSLEATCRLEGGFQRDDGEMHSPSTRPIFEYLETDPPFGREPLTDKVSILASKFPDLKTFRSCDLLPTSWISVAWYPIYRIPTGPTLKDLDACFLTFHYLSTPSKDTDRAAPACPSFGGLNHCVNAAGKLTLPVFGLASYKLRSSIWSSNRPEEQHRAASLMQAADEWLRQRQVYHPDFRFFLTHYNNSLR; this is translated from the exons atggccggcccgtccggcgcctcctcctcctcgcgcggcctcggcggcgtcggggtcgACCGCTTCTACATAGCGCCCCACGTGCGCcgccagcagcaggaggagcagcTGCAGCGGCTCAAGGGCCAGCGCCCCTCGTCCCCGGCGGCCGGGACGCTCACGCCCAGGGCCGCCGCGAGGCacaagccgccgccggcggcggcggcgggggctgcgGACCCGGCCGCCCCGCCTCCCAAGGAGGCCGAGAGGCGGGCCGACGCGCCCTCCAAGACGTCGGTATCGACCGCGGCAGCGCCCACCTccaaggcgacggcggcggccgatgcggccgtggccccgccgccggtggaTGACGTGGGGAATCTCGAGAGGTTCCTCAGCTTCACCACGCCGTCCGTGCCCGTGCAGTACCTGCCCAAG ACCAGCATGAGGGGATGGAGGATTGGTGATGTTCCAAATTCACCACCATATTTCTGCCTTGGTGATCTCTGGGAAGCTTTCAAGGAGTGGAGCTTTTACGGTGCTGGTGTACCCCTTGTGTTAAATGGCAGCGACTCTGTGATTCAGTATTATGTGCCATACCTTTCTGCTATACAGCTGTATGCAGACCCTTCAAAGCTTTCAGCGAGGACCAG CGAAGGTAGCAGTGAAACTGATGTCGACCGGTTAAGAGGTTCTCTGGAAGCAACATGTCGATTGGAGGGTGGTTTCCAAAGGGATGATGGTGAAATGCACTCGCCGTCCACTCGTCCAATATTTGAGTATCTCGAAACGGATCCACCATTTGGTAGAGAGCCTTTAACAGACAAG GTGTCAATTCTTGCAAGTAAATTTCCTGATTTGAAGACATTCAGAAGTTGTGATCTGCTGCCAACCAGCTGGATATCTGTTGCATG GTACCCCATATACAGAATACCTACTGGACCAACACTCAAGGATCTAGATGCATGTTTCTTGACATTTCATTACCTGTCGACTCCTTCCAAGG ATACTGATCGTGCTGCACCAGCATGCCCTAGTTTTGGTGGGCTTAACCACTGTGTGAATGCAGCTGGTAAGCTAACATTGCCAGTCTTTGGGCTGGCATCATACAAACTGCGGAGCTCTATCTGGTCATCGAATAGGCCTGAGGAGCAGCATCGTGCAGCCTCTCTGATGCAGGCAGCAGATGAGTGGCTTCGCCAACGCCAAGTGTACCATCCAGACTTCCGGTTCTTTCTCACCCACTACAACAATTCTTTGAGATGA
- the LOC117844973 gene encoding uncharacterized protein isoform X1, producing the protein MAGPSGASSSSRGLGGVGVDRFYIAPHVRRQQQEEQLQRLKGQRPSSPAAGTLTPRAAARHKPPPAAAAGAADPAAPPPKEAERRADAPSKTSVSTAAAPTSKATAAADAAVAPPPVDDVGNLERFLSFTTPSVPVQYLPKTSMRGWRIGDVPNSPPYFCLGDLWEAFKEWSFYGAGVPLVLNGSDSVIQYYVPYLSAIQLYADPSKLSARTRHPWEESDGESMDTSSEGSSETDVDRLRGSLEATCRLEGGFQRDDGEMHSPSTRPIFEYLETDPPFGREPLTDKVSILASKFPDLKTFRSCDLLPTSWISVAWYPIYRIPTGPTLKDLDACFLTFHYLSTPSKDTDRAAPACPSFGGLNHCVNAAGKLTLPVFGLASYKLRSSIWSSNRPEEQHRAASLMQAADEWLRQRQVYHPDFRFFLTHYNNSLR; encoded by the exons atggccggcccgtccggcgcctcctcctcctcgcgcggcctcggcggcgtcggggtcgACCGCTTCTACATAGCGCCCCACGTGCGCcgccagcagcaggaggagcagcTGCAGCGGCTCAAGGGCCAGCGCCCCTCGTCCCCGGCGGCCGGGACGCTCACGCCCAGGGCCGCCGCGAGGCacaagccgccgccggcggcggcggcgggggctgcgGACCCGGCCGCCCCGCCTCCCAAGGAGGCCGAGAGGCGGGCCGACGCGCCCTCCAAGACGTCGGTATCGACCGCGGCAGCGCCCACCTccaaggcgacggcggcggccgatgcggccgtggccccgccgccggtggaTGACGTGGGGAATCTCGAGAGGTTCCTCAGCTTCACCACGCCGTCCGTGCCCGTGCAGTACCTGCCCAAG ACCAGCATGAGGGGATGGAGGATTGGTGATGTTCCAAATTCACCACCATATTTCTGCCTTGGTGATCTCTGGGAAGCTTTCAAGGAGTGGAGCTTTTACGGTGCTGGTGTACCCCTTGTGTTAAATGGCAGCGACTCTGTGATTCAGTATTATGTGCCATACCTTTCTGCTATACAGCTGTATGCAGACCCTTCAAAGCTTTCAGCGAGGACCAG GCATCCTTGGGAGGAAAGTGATGGGGAATCTATGGATACTAGCAGCGAAGGTAGCAGTGAAACTGATGTCGACCGGTTAAGAGGTTCTCTGGAAGCAACATGTCGATTGGAGGGTGGTTTCCAAAGGGATGATGGTGAAATGCACTCGCCGTCCACTCGTCCAATATTTGAGTATCTCGAAACGGATCCACCATTTGGTAGAGAGCCTTTAACAGACAAG GTGTCAATTCTTGCAAGTAAATTTCCTGATTTGAAGACATTCAGAAGTTGTGATCTGCTGCCAACCAGCTGGATATCTGTTGCATG GTACCCCATATACAGAATACCTACTGGACCAACACTCAAGGATCTAGATGCATGTTTCTTGACATTTCATTACCTGTCGACTCCTTCCAAGG ATACTGATCGTGCTGCACCAGCATGCCCTAGTTTTGGTGGGCTTAACCACTGTGTGAATGCAGCTGGTAAGCTAACATTGCCAGTCTTTGGGCTGGCATCATACAAACTGCGGAGCTCTATCTGGTCATCGAATAGGCCTGAGGAGCAGCATCGTGCAGCCTCTCTGATGCAGGCAGCAGATGAGTGGCTTCGCCAACGCCAAGTGTACCATCCAGACTTCCGGTTCTTTCTCACCCACTACAACAATTCTTTGAGATGA